The proteins below are encoded in one region of Roseovarius bejariae:
- a CDS encoding enoyl-CoA hydratase: MTTDTDILLRDLSDDGILRLTLNDAGRRNALSEAMMTELGGAIAEAGENPDVRVIVLAANGPAFCAGHDLKEMTAGREAGDRGRAYFTRVMAQCSGVMQGIVNCPKPVIAEVTGIATAAGCQLVASCDLAVAAESAKFSTPGVHIGLFCSTPMVALSRNTSNKHAMEMLLTGDMTPAPRAAEIGLVNYAVAEDALTETTMEMARKIASKSSMTLATGKRAFYAQREMPLAEAYDYASQVMVDNMLAHDAEEGIGAFIEKRAPQWQDR; this comes from the coding sequence ATGACCACCGACACCGATATTCTGCTGCGTGATCTTTCAGATGACGGCATCCTGCGGCTGACCCTCAACGACGCGGGCCGTCGCAACGCCCTGTCCGAGGCGATGATGACCGAACTGGGCGGGGCCATTGCCGAGGCGGGCGAAAACCCGGACGTTCGGGTGATCGTGCTGGCCGCCAATGGCCCGGCCTTCTGCGCCGGTCACGACCTCAAGGAAATGACCGCCGGACGCGAGGCCGGGGATCGGGGCCGCGCGTATTTCACGCGCGTCATGGCGCAGTGTTCCGGCGTGATGCAGGGGATCGTCAACTGCCCCAAGCCGGTGATTGCCGAAGTGACCGGCATTGCCACCGCCGCCGGCTGCCAATTGGTGGCAAGCTGCGATCTGGCCGTGGCTGCGGAAAGCGCCAAGTTCAGCACCCCAGGCGTGCATATCGGGCTGTTCTGCTCGACCCCCATGGTGGCGCTGTCGCGCAATACCTCCAACAAGCACGCCATGGAAATGCTGCTGACAGGCGATATGACCCCCGCGCCCCGCGCCGCTGAAATCGGCCTTGTGAACTATGCCGTAGCCGAGGATGCGTTGACGGAGACGACCATGGAAATGGCCCGCAAGATCGCCTCGAAATCCAGCATGACACTGGCCACCGGCAAGCGCGCCTTTTACGCCCAACGCGAAATGCCCTTGGCCGAGGCCTATGACTATGCGAGCCAAGTCATGGTTGATAACATGCTGGCCCATGATGCCGAGGAAGGCATCGGTGCCTTCATCGAAAAACGCGCGCCCCAGTGGCAGGACCGATAA
- a CDS encoding OsmC family protein, with product MKAAMLSDLAVELHWHRDEPALETGKYSNAHMVQYNSTYEVQVDSAPDWGGDPDNTNPEQALAAALSSCHMMTFLALCAKAGWPVASYHDYAEAHLGKNPKGQMSVTRIDLNPVVRFDTGFTVEQDKLDEMQHRAHRYCFIANTLADSVEINVN from the coding sequence ATGAAGGCCGCGATGCTTTCCGATCTCGCGGTCGAACTGCACTGGCACCGCGACGAACCGGCGTTGGAAACCGGCAAGTATTCCAACGCCCATATGGTGCAGTACAACAGCACCTACGAGGTACAAGTGGACTCCGCCCCTGATTGGGGCGGCGACCCCGACAACACCAACCCCGAACAGGCCCTCGCCGCGGCCCTGTCAAGCTGCCACATGATGACCTTCTTGGCGCTTTGCGCCAAGGCGGGCTGGCCGGTGGCCAGCTACCACGACTATGCCGAGGCGCATTTGGGCAAGAACCCCAAGGGGCAAATGTCGGTCACGCGGATCGACCTGAACCCGGTGGTGCGCTTCGACACGGGGTTCACGGTCGAGCAGGACAAGCTGGACGAGATGCAGCACCGCGCGCACCGCTATTGCTTCATCGCCAACACGCTGGCCGACAGCGTGGAAATCAACGTCAACTAA
- a CDS encoding glycine cleavage T C-terminal barrel domain-containing protein, giving the protein MQLQDFGFGTQIRKSPYFDATVRWGAQGFSVYNHMYIPRDFGDPEQNFWNLVNDAILCDVAVERQVEITGPDAAKFTQMLTPRDLSTMAVGQCKYVLITNAEGGILNDPILLKLGENHFWLSLADSDILLWAQGVAVHSGLDVTITEPDVSPLQLQGPKSGEIMQELFGEEIMDLRYYWFIEAELDGIPLIVSRTGWSSELGYEIYLRDSTYGDALWERIMAVGMPMGLKPGHTSTIRRIEGGMLSYHADADISTNPFELGFDRLVNLDMEADFIGKFALQRIRDIGVARKQVGLIIDGEPMSGPNTAFWTINHQGETVGKVTSAVYSPRLKKNIALAMVAVEAAELGTDLEILTHTGETTATVVEKPFFDPRKQIAATGAAIDAQATA; this is encoded by the coding sequence ATGCAACTGCAAGACTTTGGCTTTGGTACTCAAATTCGCAAATCGCCTTACTTCGACGCCACCGTGCGTTGGGGTGCACAGGGTTTCTCGGTGTATAACCACATGTATATCCCGCGCGACTTCGGCGACCCCGAACAGAACTTCTGGAACCTCGTGAACGATGCGATCCTGTGCGACGTGGCGGTTGAGCGTCAGGTCGAAATCACCGGCCCCGATGCCGCGAAGTTCACCCAGATGCTCACCCCCCGCGACCTGTCCACCATGGCGGTGGGTCAGTGCAAATATGTCCTGATCACCAATGCCGAGGGCGGTATCCTGAACGATCCGATCCTGCTCAAGCTGGGTGAAAACCACTTCTGGCTGTCGCTGGCCGATAGCGACATCCTGCTGTGGGCGCAGGGCGTGGCCGTGCACTCGGGCCTTGATGTGACCATCACCGAGCCCGATGTCTCGCCGCTGCAACTGCAAGGCCCGAAATCGGGTGAAATCATGCAGGAACTCTTTGGCGAGGAAATCATGGACCTGCGCTATTACTGGTTCATCGAGGCCGAGCTGGACGGTATCCCGCTGATTGTCTCGCGCACCGGTTGGTCCAGCGAGTTGGGCTATGAAATCTACCTGCGCGATTCCACCTATGGCGATGCCCTGTGGGAGCGGATCATGGCCGTTGGTATGCCCATGGGCCTCAAGCCCGGCCACACCTCGACCATCCGCCGCATCGAAGGTGGGATGCTGTCGTACCACGCCGATGCCGACATCAGCACCAACCCCTTCGAGCTGGGTTTCGACCGCCTCGTGAACCTCGACATGGAGGCCGATTTCATCGGCAAGTTCGCCCTGCAACGCATCCGCGACATTGGCGTCGCCCGCAAGCAGGTGGGCCTGATCATTGATGGCGAGCCGATGAGCGGCCCCAACACCGCCTTCTGGACCATCAACCACCAAGGCGAAACCGTGGGCAAGGTGACCTCGGCGGTCTACTCCCCGCGCCTGAAGAAAAACATCGCGCTGGCCATGGTGGCGGTTGAGGCTGCCGAACTGGGCACCGATTTGGAGATCCTCACCCACACCGGCGAGACCACCGCGACCGTCGTGGAAAAACCCTTCTTCGACCCGCGCAAGCAGATTGCCGCCACGGGTGCCGCCATCGACGCGCAGGCCACCGCATGA
- a CDS encoding Lrp/AsnC family transcriptional regulator, whose protein sequence is MRERQGLDPTDIRILSAVQKHGQLSKTKLAELVNLSATPCWARLNRLRAAGYIRGYHADIALERVIDATRVVVTVSLTHHRKADFDRFETYIKQIDEIINCVATGGGIDYVMTVVCPNLSSFQALMDDLLSADLAIDRYMTYFATRLIKAEQPNLAKLVAERNR, encoded by the coding sequence ATGCGAGAACGACAAGGTCTCGATCCAACGGATATTCGCATTCTCAGTGCCGTCCAAAAGCATGGACAGTTGAGCAAGACCAAACTGGCCGAGCTTGTGAACCTGTCGGCCACGCCCTGCTGGGCACGCCTGAACCGGCTGCGCGCGGCGGGCTATATCCGCGGCTATCACGCCGATATAGCGCTTGAGCGGGTGATCGATGCGACACGGGTGGTGGTGACGGTATCGCTCACCCATCACCGCAAGGCCGATTTCGACCGGTTCGAGACCTACATCAAGCAGATCGACGAGATCATCAATTGCGTCGCCACGGGTGGCGGGATCGATTACGTCATGACGGTGGTCTGCCCCAACCTGTCATCCTTTCAGGCCTTGATGGATGATCTGCTCTCGGCCGATCTGGCGATTGATCGTTACATGACCTATTTCGCCACCCGCCTGATCAAGGCCGAGCAGCCCAACCTTGCCAAACTGGTGGCCGAGCGGAACCGATAG